One stretch of Glycine soja cultivar W05 chromosome 7, ASM419377v2, whole genome shotgun sequence DNA includes these proteins:
- the LOC114419350 gene encoding phospholipase A1 PLIP1, chloroplastic-like translates to MAYSAVSVPISITSSATMDITKENKFLLHSLSNKGLLCKHSTNNCIQATSMQPKHKSRNSIIVFPLQLSVSILPNPLRSFLFDTETRREMNMGQKGINNIKENMVESSEEVMINRARWVQRLTGIKRYWRRKVPKESMETDIICKHNTNSECDCDEDDSVCVAGYEEGDEKEENGQEVACDRDSFSKFLVPVPSLDTKLFSKLAFLCSMAYVIPQIKAKDLGRNYGLEFVTSSLEKKGDVTKIKAKLDQDSICVPMDASDSAASQDGSEKEKGGDNEQKHQIKLAYDITASAASYVQSRTKDLLSLASKSKKHSGNGDFSGREDSPYEEADETPPVYKSRYGVNAAALTMTVVAAAGTAVDLQSLRSSSCEWFVCDDPDTHTRCFAIQGSYSVASWKANLYFEPTTFEGTDVLVHRGIYEAAKGIYEQFMPEIMDHLKKYGDSAKLQFTGHSLGGSLSILVYLMLLTRKVVSPSTLLPVVTFGSPFVLCGGQKLLNELGLDESYIQCVIMHRDIVPRIFSCSFPNHVITVLKRLNGSFVSHPCLVKNKLLYSPLGKIFILQPDEKTSPPHPLLPLGSGFYAVDSSRCGCSPNVLRAFFNQPHPIETLSNPKAYGSDGTVLRDHDCNNYLKAVNGVFGQHSKIVVRTGRSKQPRKTFKKKMRK, encoded by the exons ATGGCCTATTCTGCAGTTTCAGTTCCCATCTCTATAACTTCGTCTGCAACAATGGACATCACAAAAGAGAATAAATTTCTTCTCCATTCACTCTCCAACAAAGGCTTATTATGCAAACATTCAACAAATAACTGCATCCAAGCCACATCAATGCAACCAAAGCATAAAAGCAGGAACTCCATAATAGTATTTCCACTTCAACTTTCAGTTTCCATTCTTCCAAATCCACTTCGCTCCTTCTTATTTGACACAGAAACGAGGAGGGAAATGAACATGGGGCAGAAGGGTATCAATAATATTAAGGAAAACATGGTGGAAAGCAGTGAAGAAGTGATGATAAATAGAGCTCGCTGGGTTCAGAGATTAACGGGAATTAAGAGATACTGGAGAAGAAAAGTACCTAAAGAGAGCATGGAAACAGATATAATATGCAAACACAACACGAATAGTGAGTGTGATTGTGATGAAGATGACAGTGTTTGTGTGGCAGGTtatgaagaaggagatgaaaaagaggaaaatggaCAAGAAGTGGCATGTGATCGTGACTCATTCTCAAAGTTTCTGGTCCCGGTTCCTTCGCTTGATACCAAACTATTCTCTAAGCTGGCTTTCCTGTGCAGCATGGCTTATGTCATACCACAAATCAAG GCTAAGGACTTGGGGAGAAACTATGGTCTTGAATTCGTAACATCATCTTTGGAAAAGAAAGGTGATGTGACTAAGATAAAAGCAAAACTTGATCAGGACTCCATTTGTGTGCCTATGGATGCCTCAgactcagcagcctctcaagaTGGttcagagaaagagaaaggtgGTGATAATGAACAGAAGCATCAAATCAAGCTTGCCTATGATATTActgcctcagctgcttcttATGTCCAATCACGCACTAAGGACCTTCTGTCTCTTGCTTCGAAGTCAAAGAAGCATAGTGGCAATGGGGATTTCAGTGGAAGAGAAGACTCTCCATATGAGGAGGCTGATGAAACACCACCGGTTTACAAGTCAAGGTATGGAGTTAATGCTGCAGCATTAACAATGACTGTTGTGGCTGCAGCAGGAACAGCAGTGGACCTTCAGTCACTTCGTTCATCATCTTGTGAATGGTTTGTTTGTGATGATCCCGACACACACACTCGATGCTTTGCCATTCAG GGATCATATTCCGTGGCATCTTGGAAAGCAAACCTCTACTTTGAGCCTACTACATTTGAG GGCACGGATGTACTTGTTCACAGGGGAATATATGAAGCTGCCAAGGGAATATATGAGCAATTCATGCCAGAAATAATGGACCATTTGAAGAAATATGGGGATAGTGCTAAGCTCCAATTCACTGGCCATTCCCTAGGGGGTAGTCTCTCAATTTTGGTCTATTTGATGCTACTGACTAGGAAGGTTGTCAGTCCCTCAACTCTTCTGCCAGTAGTGACTTTTGGTTCTCCATTTGTGTTATGTGGAGGCCAAAAATTACTCAATGAGCTTGGCCTGGATGAGAGCTACATTCAATGTGTAATAATGCATAGAGATATTGTTCCCAGGATCTTCTCATGCAGTTTTCCTAACCATGTTATAACTGTCCTTAAGCGCTTAAATGGGTCATTTGTGTCACATCCTTGTCTTGTAAAAAAT AAGCTATTGTACTCACCATTGGGTAAAATATTCATTCTCCAACCAGATGAGAAAACATCTCCTCCACATCCTTTACTCCCATTAGGAAGTGGCTTTTATGCTGTAGACAGTAGCAGATGTGGATGCTCTCCAAATGTTCTCAGAGCCTTCTTCAATCAACCACACCCTATTGAAACACTAAGCAATCCAAAAGCATATGGCTCAGATGGCACAGTTTTAAGAGACCATGATTGTAACAACTATCTAAAAGCAGTCAATGGAGTTTTTGGACAACATTCAAAGATTGTTGTCAGGACAGGGAGATCAAAGCAGCCACGAAAAACATTTaagaaaaagatgagaaaataa